From the Spiroplasma chrysopicola DF-1 genome, one window contains:
- a CDS encoding 4Fe-4S single cluster domain-containing protein: MTNSNLINFNRFVSLTTIEGPGKRFALWMQGCILNCRGCSNQDMIPLLNKNVMPVEELFKAVLDAKTRFDIEGVTILGGEPFIQPKALLEFLALCHAHDLTTLVFSGYLYELLLEKHPNILAKIDILIDGPFVIEKLDKTRRLIGSTNQRVLKLSPAYADSDYFEQNIVEAEFTVAANSLVINGDGAHLFEKNDQELDINKNSK, encoded by the coding sequence ATGACAAATAGTAATTTAATAAATTTTAATCGCTTTGTTTCTTTAACAACAATTGAAGGGCCCGGGAAACGCTTTGCATTGTGAATGCAAGGGTGTATTTTAAATTGTCGCGGATGTAGTAACCAAGATATGATTCCATTACTAAATAAAAATGTTATGCCAGTTGAAGAGTTATTTAAGGCTGTTCTAGATGCAAAAACCCGTTTTGACATTGAAGGAGTTACTATCTTGGGGGGTGAGCCCTTTATCCAACCCAAAGCGTTACTAGAATTTTTGGCGTTATGTCATGCACACGACTTAACAACACTAGTTTTTTCCGGTTATTTATATGAATTATTACTAGAAAAACACCCCAATATTTTAGCTAAAATTGATATTTTAATCGATGGACCCTTTGTTATTGAAAAATTAGATAAAACGCGCCGTTTAATTGGCTCAACAAATCAAAGGGTTTTAAAACTATCGCCAGCTTATGCTGATAGTGATTATTTTGAACAAAATATTGTTGAAGCCGAATTTACTGTTGCGGCTAATAGCCTAGTTATTAATGGTGATGGGGCCCATTTATTTGAAAAAAATGACCAAGAGCTTGATATAAATAAAAACTCCAAATAA
- a CDS encoding 5-formyltetrahydrofolate cyclo-ligase, whose protein sequence is MPKNKKTLRKNSLQTRQGIKPGLHERKTAEIAKKVLAHPLVKKAKIIGVYYSINNEVGTVDLIKALLAQDKIVCLPRIDDQELIFCVINNLLNTLEPHPVYHNLLEPKESNPKISDKNQLDVIIAPIVSYDDNNNRLGYGGGFYDRYFADYQGFKLGLAFYEQKHSALLPTEQTDVKLDEIIVG, encoded by the coding sequence GTGCCAAAAAATAAAAAAACGTTACGGAAAAATAGTTTACAAACACGGCAAGGAATTAAACCAGGTTTGCATGAGAGAAAAACAGCGGAAATTGCTAAAAAAGTTTTAGCCCATCCACTTGTTAAAAAAGCTAAAATAATTGGCGTTTATTATTCTATTAATAATGAAGTTGGGACAGTTGATTTAATCAAAGCTCTTTTAGCGCAGGATAAAATCGTTTGTTTACCACGAATTGATGACCAGGAATTAATCTTTTGTGTAATTAATAATCTTTTAAATACTTTAGAACCACATCCAGTCTATCATAACTTACTTGAACCAAAGGAAAGTAATCCTAAAATAAGCGACAAAAATCAGTTAGATGTCATTATTGCTCCCATTGTTAGTTATGATGATAACAATAATCGCTTGGGCTATGGTGGGGGCTTTTATGATCGTTATTTTGCAGATTATCAGGGATTTAAATTAGGTCTAGCGTTTTATGAGCAAAAGCATTCAGCGTTATTGCCAACAGAGCAAACAGATGTCAAATTAGATGAGATTATTGTTGGGTAA
- a CDS encoding HIT family protein: protein MKNDCLFCQIITQQIPSHKIYENEFIYAFLDIFPNSNGHTLVIPKVHSQYYTDTADQYLSEVAIAAKKIAQQIYQTLKPGGINFISNEKELAFQQVFHYHLHIVPKYEKDKGYNFNLVPDQNNMQDLTTIKSLLEIK from the coding sequence ATGAAAAATGATTGTCTGTTTTGTCAAATTATTACCCAACAAATTCCTAGCCATAAAATTTATGAAAATGAATTTATTTATGCCTTTTTAGACATTTTTCCCAACAGTAATGGCCATACCCTTGTCATTCCAAAAGTTCATTCGCAATATTATACTGATACAGCTGATCAATATTTAAGTGAAGTAGCAATTGCCGCAAAAAAAATTGCCCAACAAATTTATCAAACCTTAAAACCAGGGGGAATTAATTTTATTAGTAATGAAAAAGAGTTGGCTTTTCAACAAGTTTTCCACTATCATTTACATATTGTCCCAAAATATGAAAAAGACAAAGGCTATAACTTTAACCTGGTCCCTGATCAAAATAACATGCAGGATTTAACAACAATTAAAAGTTTATTAGAAATTAAATAG
- a CDS encoding lipoprotein: protein MKKLLSILSSLVLTGTAASGVIACSKDENQHKNSNGDSIWAWLPGIYGGQDVTSPDIWNSLTTPNIRTGQSWSNDPNQWDGSTQLKMSKQLMQILSVAVLANPEKFLSDNTKKDIALADYKDLSDILKAQWKLLVQATNNSLENKIQDFKNSAGKKWEKEYHKFLDDNYPDISGASGGQKYKIEEQNFKAAMMTQGVENTKSASALLTEILLNNNMRTYRTNDNQSTQKILENFNSYLQTPNAVVKDWPVNKNDKIQLALAYNYENGNYDVELSALNLTKINEYLGKIAVKLKNNGYDYKEFIKNNKSVLTPVFSGGDEDEIGTPTLNLPYDAGQYSMFQKYMVDKWFQNQKPLAYSEVVYSFKTDAKVEENGIKSDSFEQAVKDKIEADLGRLENNDWSEFIKQTDETVSPSENLLTLTSDKSGIVKASLYDGINQASTTATNLPSKLDEIMSAINRSEGTQLSKTWKIGTSNNDYIIAYFDVTDGLHIAHIDGNEFLLDSTNEKPLSSFDSNWQFRELNYSRNVYGEMTDKSQIIVPKAQTQEMNTHFSDTQYLWYLANRSLVNASSPATSPLKFNLLNEVKTYTAGDSAMWWTWIFDFFNNYNAKILESTNDKWYTNFLTFKDSTGKTVEPTWFINQINAADTNISGGALSTLRTKLEEENTKIKNYKENGPALTIKTNEILEKINDDKFWNTNPDGNIDDQKATKTSLSTINLQDEQYVIQNYQVTLPNNVSGNRFYTTRKGQ from the coding sequence ATGAAAAAACTTTTATCAATTTTAAGTAGTTTGGTGCTAACTGGAACTGCCGCTTCTGGGGTTATTGCATGTAGTAAAGATGAAAATCAACATAAAAACTCAAATGGGGATAGTATTTGAGCATGATTGCCAGGAATCTATGGGGGTCAAGATGTTACATCCCCTGATATTTGAAATAGTTTAACAACACCCAACATTAGAACGGGGCAAAGTTGATCAAATGATCCTAACCAATGGGATGGTAGTACACAATTAAAAATGTCAAAACAATTAATGCAAATTTTAAGTGTTGCTGTTTTAGCTAACCCAGAGAAATTTTTAAGTGACAATACTAAAAAAGATATTGCCCTTGCTGATTATAAAGACTTAAGCGATATTTTAAAAGCGCAATGAAAATTATTAGTCCAAGCAACAAATAACAGCCTTGAAAATAAAATCCAAGATTTTAAAAATTCAGCTGGGAAAAAATGAGAAAAAGAATATCATAAATTCTTAGATGACAACTACCCTGATATTTCAGGAGCTAGTGGTGGACAAAAGTATAAAATTGAAGAACAAAATTTTAAAGCAGCGATGATGACACAGGGGGTTGAAAATACCAAAAGTGCTTCAGCATTATTAACAGAAATTTTGTTAAATAACAATATGCGTACTTACCGTACTAATGATAATCAATCAACACAAAAAATTCTTGAAAACTTTAATAGTTATTTACAAACACCTAATGCTGTTGTAAAAGATTGACCAGTAAATAAAAATGATAAGATTCAATTAGCTTTAGCATACAATTATGAAAATGGCAATTATGATGTTGAATTAAGTGCATTAAATTTAACAAAAATTAATGAATACTTAGGTAAAATTGCAGTAAAACTAAAAAATAACGGCTATGATTATAAAGAATTTATCAAAAATAATAAATCAGTCTTAACACCAGTCTTTAGTGGCGGGGATGAAGATGAAATTGGCACACCAACTTTGAATTTACCATATGATGCTGGTCAATATTCAATGTTCCAAAAATATATGGTTGACAAATGATTCCAAAATCAAAAACCATTAGCTTATTCAGAAGTTGTTTATTCTTTTAAAACTGATGCAAAAGTAGAAGAAAATGGAATTAAAAGTGATTCATTTGAACAAGCAGTTAAAGACAAAATAGAAGCTGATTTGGGAAGATTAGAAAATAACGACTGAAGTGAATTTATTAAGCAAACTGATGAAACTGTTAGCCCTTCAGAAAATCTGTTAACATTAACATCAGATAAATCAGGTATTGTAAAAGCTAGTCTTTATGATGGAATTAATCAAGCATCTACGACGGCTACTAATTTGCCAAGTAAGTTAGATGAAATTATGAGTGCTATTAATCGTTCAGAAGGAACACAACTAAGCAAAACTTGAAAAATTGGTACTTCAAATAATGACTATATTATTGCTTACTTTGATGTAACAGATGGCTTACATATTGCCCACATTGATGGAAATGAATTTTTGCTTGATAGCACTAACGAAAAACCATTAAGCTCTTTTGATAGCAACTGACAATTTAGAGAGTTAAATTACTCAAGAAATGTTTATGGGGAAATGACTGATAAGTCACAAATAATTGTTCCAAAAGCTCAAACACAAGAAATGAATACCCACTTCAGTGACACTCAATACTTATGATATTTAGCAAACCGTAGTTTAGTTAATGCTAGTTCACCAGCAACAAGTCCATTAAAATTTAATCTTTTAAATGAAGTTAAAACATATACAGCTGGTGATAGCGCAATGTGGTGAACATGAATCTTTGATTTCTTTAATAACTATAATGCAAAAATCTTAGAGTCAACTAATGATAAATGATATACTAATTTCTTAACTTTTAAAGATTCAACTGGGAAAACTGTTGAGCCAACATGGTTCATTAACCAAATTAATGCTGCTGATACTAATATTTCAGGGGGAGCCTTATCAACTTTAAGAACTAAATTAGAAGAAGAAAATACTAAAATTAAAAACTATAAAGAAAATGGGCCAGCCTTAACAATTAAAACTAATGAAATTTTAGAAAAGATTAATGACGATAAATTCTGAAATACTAATCCAGATGGTAATATTGACGATCAAAAGGCGACAAAAACTAGCCTAAGTACGATAAATTTACAAGATGAACAATATGTCATTCAAAATTATCAGGTAACTTTACCTAATAATGTTAGTGGAAATCGTTTTTACACTACTAGAAAGGGGCAATAA
- the sufC gene encoding Fe-S cluster assembly ATPase SufC translates to MKKIEIKNLVVSVDGEKILNGINLTVNNNEIHALMGPNGNGKSTLLATIMGHPSYTVEDGDILVDDVSVLEMSVDERSRLGIFYAMQSPVEIPGVLNLDFLKSIINAHRDEPIRLPELYSQINVNVKNLKIDDTMIRRYLNNGFSGGEKKKNEILQLNLLKPNLALIDEIDSGLDVDALSVVSEEINKRINDNFASIIVSHYDRFFNLVQPTHAHVIIKGKIVKSGDYHLVERINKEGYEWLLAELNLTTPVAKKQQSIIGGIGCAANKGNNGNNK, encoded by the coding sequence ATGAAAAAAATTGAGATTAAAAATTTAGTTGTAAGTGTTGATGGAGAAAAAATCCTAAATGGAATTAACTTGACAGTTAATAATAATGAAATTCATGCCCTAATGGGGCCCAATGGAAATGGTAAATCAACCTTATTAGCAACAATTATGGGTCATCCTAGTTATACTGTTGAAGACGGAGATATTTTAGTTGATGATGTAAGTGTTTTAGAAATGTCAGTTGATGAACGTAGTCGATTAGGAATTTTTTATGCCATGCAATCACCAGTTGAAATTCCTGGTGTTTTAAACTTAGATTTTTTAAAAAGCATCATTAATGCCCATCGTGATGAACCAATTAGATTACCAGAATTATATAGTCAAATTAATGTTAATGTTAAAAATTTAAAAATTGATGATACTATGATTCGCCGTTATTTAAACAATGGTTTTTCGGGCGGAGAAAAGAAAAAAAATGAAATTTTACAGTTAAATTTATTAAAACCAAATTTAGCTTTAATTGATGAAATTGATTCGGGTCTTGATGTTGATGCTCTAAGCGTTGTTAGTGAAGAAATTAATAAACGAATCAATGATAATTTTGCCTCAATTATTGTTTCTCATTATGATCGTTTTTTCAATTTGGTTCAGCCAACACATGCCCATGTTATTATTAAGGGAAAAATTGTTAAATCAGGTGATTATCACCTAGTTGAACGAATTAATAAAGAAGGTTATGAATGGTTATTAGCGGAACTAAATTTAACAACACCAGTTGCAAAAAAACAACAATCAATTATTGGTGGAATTGGCTGTGCTGCTAACAAAGGAAATAATGGCAATAACAAGTAA
- a CDS encoding SufB/SufD family protein: MAITSNKKIHSDHNILITIAENQNLVLRATSDNDHIEITIAKNLQDFTILLFCYFDKKVTVKFRFEENVIVNIINIYKTNQQDQNCDITYYHSTNSKAKIYDLNIANTNMLANVNFELEGKRSAVSYYLASLAVNSNQKTANLYAHHLAPQTLSDIKTYSIAKDQALQQVKCTSHIEKTMAKSEAHQELRLLVFDKTAKAISDPILLIDENDIKASHANAVGMLDPDQIFYLQTRGLSVSQARKLICMGYFKNVIDAIVDPDLQLEIINEIDAEIGE, from the coding sequence ATGGCAATAACAAGTAATAAAAAAATTCATTCAGACCATAATATCTTAATAACCATAGCTGAAAACCAAAATTTAGTTCTAAGAGCAACAAGTGATAATGATCATATCGAAATTACAATCGCGAAAAACTTACAAGATTTTACAATCTTACTATTTTGTTATTTTGATAAAAAGGTAACCGTTAAATTTCGTTTTGAAGAAAATGTTATTGTTAATATTATTAATATTTATAAAACTAACCAACAAGACCAGAATTGTGATATTACATATTATCATAGTACTAATAGTAAAGCGAAAATCTATGATTTAAATATTGCTAATACTAATATGTTGGCAAATGTTAATTTTGAATTGGAAGGGAAAAGGAGTGCTGTTAGTTATTATTTAGCTAGTTTAGCGGTTAATAGTAATCAAAAAACAGCTAATCTTTATGCTCATCATTTAGCCCCTCAAACATTAAGTGATATTAAAACTTATTCGATTGCCAAAGATCAAGCACTCCAACAAGTGAAATGTACGAGTCATATTGAAAAAACAATGGCAAAATCAGAAGCACATCAAGAATTACGATTATTAGTATTTGATAAAACAGCAAAAGCAATTTCGGACCCAATTTTATTAATTGATGAAAATGATATTAAAGCTAGCCATGCTAATGCTGTTGGGATGTTAGATCCAGACCAGATTTTTTATTTACAAACAAGAGGATTATCGGTGTCTCAAGCCCGAAAATTAATTTGTATGGGTTATTTTAAAAATGTGATTGATGCGATTGTTGATCCAGACTTGCAATTGGAAATTATCAATGAAATTGATGCAGAAATTGGTGAATAA
- a CDS encoding aminotransferase class V-fold PLP-dependent enzyme, with translation MKDFREAKTWFPFFTNHPNEVYFDNSATTLKPQSVINAIVDYYAKYGTNPHNTDSDLAYQTAAKFQEVRVKVQQFINAPKVEEIVFTAGTTAGINQIAYGLKSIMQPGDEIFLTQQEHGANILPWYRLAKECQGKIKYLPEQNYQIDITALEKVIGPQTKIVTFANIPNILGYENDVQGIVKRIKTINPNIIVVVDCAQGVLHTKTDVQEWGADFIVFSAHKMFGPTGVGILWGKTNLLEQLEPLLLGGGMNSAINPTDLTYHKKSIPARFEGGTPNASGIFGFGAALDFIQKIGLDNIISYAESLKAYAVRQFDQHLSDKVIIYNKTTPTPILVFNIKEVFAQDVATHLGTIDHITVRSGDHCARLIGGVINEKNTVRISFTIYNDKNDIDKLVQAIKNETTFLGRL, from the coding sequence ATGAAAGATTTTCGTGAAGCTAAAACTTGATTTCCATTTTTTACCAATCATCCCAATGAAGTTTATTTTGATAATTCGGCAACAACATTAAAACCACAAAGTGTGATTAACGCAATTGTCGATTATTATGCTAAATATGGAACTAATCCTCATAATACTGATAGTGATTTAGCATATCAAACGGCTGCTAAATTTCAGGAAGTTCGAGTTAAAGTCCAACAATTTATTAATGCCCCGAAAGTTGAAGAAATTGTTTTTACCGCTGGAACAACAGCTGGAATTAACCAAATTGCTTATGGTTTAAAATCAATTATGCAACCAGGTGATGAAATTTTTTTAACTCAGCAAGAACATGGGGCTAATATTTTACCATGATATCGGTTAGCAAAAGAATGCCAGGGCAAAATTAAGTATTTACCAGAGCAAAACTATCAGATTGATATTACAGCTTTGGAAAAGGTCATTGGTCCACAAACAAAAATTGTTACCTTTGCTAATATCCCCAATATTCTTGGCTATGAAAATGATGTCCAAGGGATTGTTAAACGAATTAAAACAATAAATCCAAATATTATTGTTGTAGTTGATTGTGCGCAAGGGGTATTACATACCAAAACCGATGTCCAAGAATGAGGAGCTGACTTTATTGTTTTTTCTGCTCATAAAATGTTTGGTCCAACTGGAGTTGGGATTTTATGAGGAAAAACTAACTTGTTAGAACAATTAGAACCTTTACTTTTGGGTGGGGGAATGAATAGTGCCATTAATCCAACAGATTTAACTTATCATAAAAAATCCATTCCTGCTCGTTTTGAAGGAGGAACCCCTAATGCTAGTGGAATCTTTGGTTTTGGGGCCGCTCTTGATTTTATCCAAAAAATTGGTTTAGATAACATTATTAGTTATGCGGAAAGTTTAAAAGCCTATGCTGTTAGGCAATTTGACCAGCATTTAAGTGATAAAGTTATTATTTATAATAAAACAACCCCAACCCCAATCTTAGTCTTTAATATTAAGGAAGTCTTTGCTCAAGATGTTGCAACCCACTTAGGGACAATTGATCATATTACTGTGCGCAGTGGTGATCATTGTGCGCGATTAATTGGGGGCGTAATTAATGAAAAAAATACTGTCCGGATTAGTTTTACAATATATAATGATAAAAATGATATTGATAAATTAGTTCAAGCAATCAAAAATGAAACAACATTTTTAGGAAGGTTATAG
- the sufB gene encoding Fe-S cluster assembly protein SufB yields the protein MPKLKQEQEIKDLSSYKYGFNDGEISYYNTGEGINEEVIRTISHYKSEPEWMLQFRLDSYHQFLKINNPKWGPDLSFMNFDDYVYYIKPTDHVATTWDDVPEKIKNTFDRLGLPAAERDYLAGIKAQYDSELVYGSMLAEVEAKGVIFLDCDSALREHPELFKKYFATLVPNTDNKYAALNSAVWSGGSFIYVPKGVKLDKPLQAYFRINYENGGQFERTLIIVDDDAELHYIEGCTAPVYSRDSLHAAVVEIFVGKNAKMRYTTVQNWSDNVLNLVTKRSIVDTNGQMEWIDGNIGSRINMKYPSIILKGDHSKGQCISIAVAKENVIQDAGAKMIHLGKYTSSKIISKSMTFNGGTANYRGLVHIGPAAQYSKARVECDTLILDGKSHSDTIPQNKVFNNESQIEHEATVSKVSEEQLFYLKSRGLNEQQALEMIVMGFLEPFTRELPMEYAVELNQLIRMDMEGSVG from the coding sequence ATGCCAAAATTAAAACAAGAACAAGAAATTAAAGATCTTTCAAGTTATAAGTATGGGTTTAATGATGGAGAAATTTCATATTATAATACGGGGGAAGGAATTAATGAAGAGGTAATTCGGACAATCTCACATTATAAAAGTGAACCAGAATGAATGTTACAGTTTCGTCTTGATTCATATCACCAGTTTTTAAAAATTAATAATCCAAAATGAGGACCCGATTTATCATTTATGAATTTTGATGATTATGTTTATTACATTAAACCAACTGATCATGTCGCAACTACATGAGATGATGTGCCAGAAAAAATTAAAAACACTTTTGATCGCTTAGGTTTACCAGCAGCGGAACGGGATTATTTAGCAGGAATTAAAGCACAGTATGATAGTGAATTAGTTTATGGGAGCATGTTAGCAGAAGTCGAAGCAAAAGGGGTGATATTTTTAGATTGTGATAGTGCTTTACGTGAACATCCAGAATTATTTAAAAAATATTTTGCGACATTAGTGCCAAATACTGATAATAAATATGCTGCTTTGAATAGTGCTGTTTGGTCAGGGGGATCATTTATTTATGTTCCTAAGGGTGTTAAATTAGATAAACCGTTACAAGCATATTTCCGAATTAATTATGAAAATGGTGGGCAATTTGAGCGAACATTAATTATTGTTGATGATGACGCTGAATTACATTACATTGAAGGGTGTACTGCTCCTGTTTATTCACGAGATTCATTGCATGCGGCGGTTGTTGAAATCTTTGTTGGTAAAAATGCCAAAATGCGTTATACAACCGTTCAGAATTGAAGTGATAATGTTCTTAACTTAGTAACAAAACGTAGTATTGTTGACACAAATGGTCAAATGGAATGAATTGATGGGAATATTGGTTCACGAATTAATATGAAATATCCAAGCATTATTTTAAAAGGTGATCATAGTAAGGGCCAATGTATTTCAATTGCGGTGGCAAAGGAAAATGTTATTCAAGATGCTGGGGCAAAAATGATTCATTTAGGAAAATATACCTCATCAAAAATTATTTCAAAATCAATGACCTTTAATGGTGGAACAGCAAACTATCGTGGGCTTGTTCATATTGGTCCTGCTGCTCAATATTCTAAAGCGCGGGTGGAATGTGATACCTTAATTTTAGATGGTAAATCACATTCTGATACAATTCCCCAAAATAAGGTTTTTAATAATGAATCACAAATTGAACATGAAGCAACAGTAAGTAAAGTTTCAGAAGAGCAGCTATTTTATTTAAAAAGTCGTGGTTTAAATGAACAACAAGCCTTAGAAATGATTGTGATGGGATTTTTAGAACCATTTACGCGGGAATTACCAATGGAATATGCTGTTGAATTAAACCAATTAATTCGAATGGATATGGAAGGTAGTGTTGGTTAG
- a CDS encoding lipoprotein: MKKLLSLLGSITLISATATNVIACNSNKNDRFTKPAINDEIKRWILAQIDSDNESNKVKYSFNDIFTKAELKTAAVRLINTVISKFFYGAEESSRARFTSVSLPNDSPNSQSAQQLVNFVEQVATDNLYTSYLNSIEKADPLEIQIARDGYSVDYQTSGWYVAGVKSYFWKDGATGLDYTKSRIDLGEENFILDSKTLGTTYKDFEDKDVNVQKQMLRVRFKDYFNHVLVPKVLDNILTATYLHQNQLRTNGQTSIYLNKNGTLFNAIQSWTGSTWNTYAKMAWELKLPIDKLNALFASGGPFENPSQFNATFRTDSTLLQTKVKNAFSTADSEIREGIDPIFGINNFKGFIGMKKTSGAPTAGDIFTTHTGIDAYKDKLVDPTAVGLLKSGEGQSTSSYQFIDSNKRYGSVVIVLPIYAIDLMKNTSLNYSEKAETSHNVDLNWYAGNSPIEDLDQEWLQQQKSIVWLYDQIGYLGTHTENGIAIYNEDGSLIEDSVEIQKAKLLKWLEYTFATRDDLQTAAKTKLYSNAFANNPDNIYSQSLYDEIGSYIQKD, encoded by the coding sequence ATGAAAAAATTATTAAGTTTATTAGGTTCAATTACTCTTATCTCGGCAACAGCAACTAATGTTATTGCTTGTAATAGTAATAAAAACGACCGTTTTACAAAGCCAGCCATTAATGATGAAATTAAACGTTGAATTTTAGCCCAAATTGATTCAGATAATGAGTCAAATAAAGTTAAATATTCATTTAATGACATCTTTACAAAAGCAGAATTAAAAACTGCTGCAGTTCGTTTAATTAATACTGTAATTTCAAAATTCTTCTATGGAGCTGAAGAATCAAGTCGTGCGCGTTTTACTTCTGTATCATTACCAAATGATAGCCCTAATTCACAAAGTGCGCAACAATTAGTTAACTTTGTTGAACAAGTAGCGACAGATAATTTATATACTAGCTATTTAAATAGTATTGAAAAAGCTGATCCCTTAGAAATTCAAATTGCGCGTGATGGTTATTCAGTTGATTATCAAACAAGTGGTTGATATGTTGCTGGTGTTAAATCATACTTCTGAAAAGATGGTGCAACAGGCTTAGATTATACAAAAAGTCGAATTGATCTTGGTGAAGAAAACTTTATCTTGGATTCAAAAACTCTAGGGACAACTTACAAAGATTTTGAAGACAAAGATGTTAATGTACAAAAACAAATGTTAAGGGTTCGTTTTAAAGACTATTTCAACCACGTTCTAGTACCAAAAGTCCTTGATAATATCTTAACGGCAACATATTTACATCAAAACCAATTACGTACAAATGGACAAACATCAATTTATTTAAACAAAAATGGAACACTTTTTAATGCTATTCAATCATGAACAGGTTCAACTTGAAATACCTATGCTAAAATGGCATGAGAATTAAAACTTCCGATTGATAAATTAAATGCTTTATTTGCATCGGGAGGGCCATTTGAAAATCCTAGTCAGTTTAATGCTACTTTTAGAACTGATAGTACACTACTACAAACAAAAGTCAAAAACGCATTTAGTACTGCTGACAGTGAAATCCGTGAAGGAATTGACCCTATTTTTGGAATAAATAACTTTAAAGGCTTTATTGGAATGAAAAAAACATCAGGAGCTCCCACAGCCGGGGACATCTTTACAACCCATACTGGAATCGATGCTTATAAAGATAAACTAGTTGACCCCACAGCCGTTGGATTATTAAAATCAGGGGAAGGTCAAAGTACATCAAGTTATCAATTTATTGATAGTAATAAACGCTATGGTTCAGTTGTAATTGTTTTACCAATTTATGCAATTGATTTAATGAAAAATACTAGTTTAAATTACAGTGAAAAAGCAGAAACATCACATAATGTTGATTTAAACTGATACGCTGGTAATTCACCAATTGAAGATTTAGACCAAGAATGATTACAACAACAAAAATCAATTGTTTGATTATACGACCAAATTGGATACTTAGGAACCCACACAGAAAACGGAATAGCAATCTATAATGAAGATGGCAGTCTTATTGAAGATTCAGTAGAAATCCAAAAAGCAAAATTATTAAAATGATTAGAGTATACTTTTGCTACTCGCGATGATCTCCAAACAGCAGCAAAAACTAAGTTATATTCAAATGCTTTTGCGAATAATCCTGATAATATATATTCACAATCATTATATGATGAAATTGGTTCATATATTCAAAAAGACTAA
- the sufU gene encoding Fe-S cluster assembly sulfur transfer protein SufU, with translation MNIDNKDPLYLRQIIMDHYSNPRHKGLTKQEDTLYIHQASDSCIDDLQLELLIKDDVISNASFEGVGCAISTSTTDIIADLIINKSVSMAITIIENYLAMIYAKPYQEDLLDELVAFTNVPKQPNRIKCATIGVNGYLKLLTNDNQ, from the coding sequence ATGAATATTGATAATAAAGATCCGTTATATCTTCGTCAAATCATTATGGATCACTATAGTAATCCTCGTCATAAAGGATTAACAAAACAAGAGGATACATTGTATATTCATCAAGCCTCTGATTCGTGTATTGATGATTTACAGTTAGAGCTATTGATCAAGGATGATGTCATTAGTAACGCTAGTTTTGAGGGTGTTGGATGTGCGATTTCAACTTCAACAACCGATATTATTGCTGATTTAATAATTAATAAATCAGTATCAATGGCAATTACAATTATTGAAAATTACTTGGCAATGATTTATGCGAAACCATACCAAGAAGATTTACTAGATGAATTAGTTGCCTTTACCAATGTCCCTAAACAACCAAATCGCATTAAATGTGCGACAATTGGGGTTAATGGTTATTTAAAATTATTAACAAATGATAATCAATAA